TCATTGTCCTTGTCTCAACGAATTCATTGCCCGCTTTCAACTGGTAAAAGTAAACGCCGCTGGAAAGATCGTCGCCATTAAAATTAACTGAACGGCTTCCGGTTGTTTGGCTTTCATTCACTAAGGTTTGAACCGTTCTGCCTGAAAGATC
The Candidatus Aegiribacteria sp. genome window above contains:
- a CDS encoding T9SS type A sorting domain-containing protein, coding for DLSGRTVQTLVNESQTTGSRSVNFNGDDLSSGVYFYQLKAGNEFVETRTMILMR